The segment TCTTGTCGCGCCGCGTGAAGAAAGCGACCGCCCACGCATCCAAATGCACGTCAATCGAAAAACCCGCCCTCCTCATCCGCGAAGGCAAAACCCCATGCGACGCTCAAAACTCATTCCTATCCTACTCTGCGGGCTACTCATTCTCGGAATCTACGGGTGCAATTCGCCTGAACCCGATCCAGTGACTCTACCCACGACTCCTGCCAGCGACACGGCCGAGGACCATGCCGAACATGAGCATGACGACCACGCCGATCACGATCACGGCGACACCGCCGATGCCGATTCGTCGATGGCCAAGATGATGTCGGGTTTGAAAGAGCTATCGCCGGAAGATCACAAGTCTGCCATGGCCCAACACATGTGCCCCGTCAGCGGCGAGATGTTGGGAACGATGGGAGCCCCTGAGAAAGTTGACGTGAATGGCAACTCCGTCTGGATTTGCTGTGACGGCTGCAAAGACAAACTGCTCGCCGCACCCGACAAGTACCTCGCGAAGTTGAAGTGATTGGCACCGACTGAGTCTACTAACGAAAGCACCAATGGCCACGACTGAATTTCTGAAACGGGTTTTCTCGATGCGACCCACAAGCACTCTTCAAAGTGCTTTGAGTGTCTACGACGACTACGTGTTCGATAAACGCTATCAACTTGACACTCGATCCGAGGTCGCCATCGACGACCTGGACATCAGTCAAGAAGACAAGGAGCATGCCGACAAATACAAACCGACTCGCGCGAGATACTTTCGCAAGATCATGGAGAAAGTCGATCTCCCCCGCGATGGAGTGTTCGTCGATGTTGGATGCGGCAAGGGCCGAATCCTGTTGCTCGCTGCGGAGCAGGGATTTGACCAAGTCGTCGGTTTAGAAATCTCGCCTGGCTTGTGTCAGATCGCAGAGCGAAACGTCGCGACCTTCAAAGAAGCGAAGCCCAAAACGGGTTCGATTAAAGTCGTCTGCACCAATATCCTCGACTATCAGATGGACGGAAGCGAAACCGTCTTCTTTCTGTATTCACCGTTCGGCTGCTCGGTAACAGAGCGATTTCTCGAGATGATACGGCAGTCGCTCAAGGATCATCCGCGAGACTTGTGTCTTATCATCGACGAATTCCGCTTCCCCAAATTACTTGTCAACGATCACTACTTCGAGCAATCGCTAATTTACAAGTACGGGGCAGCCGTATTCCATGTGTATTCTCACGTCAGCTAACGCAAGACTGATTACCTTTCCCTCGACCTTTTCCCGAATGCAACTTCCCATGAAACGACAACTCTTTGCAGCCGCTTGTACAGCAGCTTTGCTGGTGACACCTCAATTCGTGATCGCGCAGGAAGCAGCCGCACCGCACGATCACGCGCATGACCACTCCGCACACGACCACGCTGGCCACAGCCATGCCGCCGATGCAACTGGCCCACATGGTGGCACCGTTCAAACCGTTGGCGACAGCAGAATCGAAACGGTGATCGTCGAAAAGGGAATCATGTTCATGATCCTTGGCCAGAACGATCAACCCATCGCACCACCCGACGCGACAGGAAATCTGAGACTACGAATCGGCGAAGGTAAAAAGGAATACACCTACGAACTCAAGACGCTCAAGAACCTCGCCATCGGAGTCGGTGTGGACCTTTCCAAAGTCGTCGATCAACCACTACACATGAACGTCCGTATCACCAAAGTCGGCACGGAACCACTGATCTTCCACGCCATGGGTAAACTCGCCAGCGGCAAGCTATCCGACGAATTGCTCATCAGCCTGCAAGCCACCTGTCCCGTCAGCGGCCAACCGCTCGGCAGCATGGGCAAGCCACCCAAGATCACGATCGGTGACAAGTCGCTCTTCGTCTGCTGTGCGGGCTGCACGAAGAAAGTCGAAGCCTCACCCGACCAGTACCTCACAAAGTACTACACCGCCAAAGGCGAACAGGTGCGCGAAGGCGTCTTCAAATCCACGCTTGCCGATGCTGCCGCAATCGCCGCACAGAAAACCTGTCCCGTGATGGATGAACCGCTGGGCGGCATGGGCGTCCCAGGTAAAGTCAGCGTCAACGGAAAAGCCGTCTACATCTGCTGTCCTGGCTGTGCCAAAAAGCTGGTCGCCGAACCAGACAAGTACCTCGCGGCCCTCAAAGCCAAGGGAATCACTCCGCCGGTTTTCCAATAGGAGGCTGCATAGAGATGACGGCCTGCGGTGGCAATTAGCCGAATTCGCTAAACCGAGATTCTCTCAACGATGTTGCGTGTGACTTTTCGCTGGCGACGATCGTACAAGCGAGTTGTTCGCGGGTCCGCATGGCCGGCTAGTTGCTGAACTTCTTCGAGTGACACACCCTGGCTCAACAGATCAGTGATCGTGGCGACTCGAAACGAGTGCGGTGAAAGCCGGTTCGGCAGCCCAGCGTCACGAATGCGACGTTTCACCATGCGACTCATGTCGTTTGCCGACATCGCCTTGTCGGTCAATTGTTTGGTGCGTCGAATCGTTGTTCGGAAAAGGGGAGTCTTGTCGCTCGCGTTGCTGAGTCCTGCCACTCGCATGTATTCCGCGATGTACTGCTGCAAATCATGTCGAACCGGAATCTCTCGTTGCTTGCCGCCTTTTTCATTGAAACGCAAACAGTATTGTTCCCCGGCGTCCACGAAATCACGCCGCCGAAGTTTTGCAATCGCACCCACTCGGGCGGCTGTGTAAATCAAGATTGCAATGATGGCTCGGTCGCGATAGCCGACAGCAGAAGAAACGTTGATGCTACGAAGTAGCTTGCGAGCCTGCTGAATCGTAATCTCTGGTGTTTTGCCTTCAACGACCTGCAATCTCTCTCCACGAACCGACGCAGCTGGATTCAAGACCACGACATGCCTCGTGACCAGAGTGTCAAAGAAATGACGAAGTGCAGCCAGATGCAACTTCTTCGTCGCGGGAGCATAGTCGAGCGAATCGAGATAGTCGCCGACATCGCGAGGGCTAACATTCGGAAGTTGCCGACCAAGTCCGTCGCAATGCTTAAGAAACTGACGCACCGCGCGACCATAGGCATCGCGGGTGTGGGGATTGCGAATCTTGCCGTAAATGAACTCCTCCCAGGCAAACTGAGCACTGGGACCAGCCTTGGCGACCAAAACGGGCAACTCGTCGCCGGATGACGCGGACACCACTTGAGTCTCGTCGTTGACTAACAAAGCAATTGATTTAGTTGGCAAGTCTTCCATGGTGTAACCAAGCAAATGCTTTACGCATCGTCCACATCGGGAATCAGTCGATCGTGAACTTATCGGGCATCGGAGTTAGTAGCTCATAACGTCCTTTGTGATGCGTTACTTTGCCCCAGCAGAAAAGGAATAGCAACGTAATTTGGACGTGCCAGGTGCACCCTGCAAGCCAAACGGATCTCGCTACTTGCAATTCTTTCACGAAGAGTGGCCGTCGAGGTGAGCGACCACTGAGGGAACTTCGACGAAGCAGTCCAACTGTGTCGGAGACTCGGAATTGAAGTAGTTCATCGCACGCTCCAACTCGTCAGATCCCGTTGTCGGTGAATCATTCGTCCTGATTCCGTGTGCCGAACCGATTTTCCAAGCGAGCAACACCGCGCTATGCTCCAGTCGGTTGTTTTGAATGTTGTTCATTACAAGACGGGATTTGCATTGGTTGAGCGTCGCCAGTGCTTCACGAACTTGGCCATCTTTGGCCAGTGCGATCGACGCTACAAGATCAAACTTCGTCGACAAGATTGGTTGAGGCATAGTGAGATCTTCGGATTGCTCGTACATCGACAAAAAGCCTGGGAACTTTCTCTGAATATCAACGCTCGCACGCAAGTCTTTCGGCGTTCCTCGTTTAGCTAACACTCTTGCCAAGGCCATCATTTCGTGGTGAATAATTGATTCGATTTTCGCCTCCATCGAGCGATCATCCAATTTCCGGGCTAAGGCTTGAGCCCTTTTGAAATCCTTTATCGCTTTTTGATGTAGTGCTGCTTTCTTTTGAGATGCATCGGGGTTGGGGTCATCTTTGTCCCAGCAGGTAAATTTTCCCGGCACACGCTTGCGATTGAGCTGACCGCGAATGACAAGAAGCTCGATGAGTTGCTCATCATTGGCACGTTTCTTCATCAGGGCGATTTGGCTGAGAGCGGAATCCAAAAGCCGATTGTGGTGGTTAACCCGAAGTCTTTCCGGATTTCCCATCAGTTGATGCGTGGAGAATTCAACCAGGCAACTTAACAGGAAGCGAGATTCGTTCCAGAACAGATCTGACGTTCCCACGAAGGGCAACCATTGTGAAAAACGGGCATACATGTTTGGCAATTGGTAGTCATCTATGACCGAATGACTCGACAAACCGGTTAGCTTCTTTTCCTTGCTGACACCTGGAAGCCAACCGTTGAAGACATTGGGTGATCTGAAGTATTGAGTCAGCCGATTGTGCTCTTGCAACTTGGTTTCAAAGAAAAACGATTCGTCGTTCTCAAACTTCAGACCAATTTTTTCAAGCACGCTGCGATTTAGCAATCCAGATGAGAGGCCCTTGCGAAAAGTCTCAGGTGTGATTGTTCGATGACCCAACGTCCTCTTCGGAGTGATGATTCCTAGCTCAATGCATCGATCCCGAAAACCACGGTCGCCGCCATGTTTCGAAACCAAGACACGAAAACGTCTTTCATCGAAGTTGACTCGCTCGTCGGTCTTACGCTTGCCAGTCATGTTGTCTTGTCGCCTAGTAAATCCGGAATCTGCACGTTAGCCCCCCACAAGTTGCCCTAGCACCAATGTTACCCAGTTTACCAGATGGCCATTCAGATGGCGGTTTGAAGTAGTGACGGTAGGGTTGATCTCCAAAGCAAGGCCGAGAGTCCATCAAGATCCACGCCTCCACAAGAGAGACGCCATGTCATTTACACGTAGACTCCGAGATTTAGTTCGCGAGTTGAAAGAAGCATCAACCTTCAGGGTGTTTTCCGAGGTCAACAGGATTGCCGGCGAGTTCCCTTTGATGCGTTCAAACGGCGGATCTGCCGATTTGGTCAACTGGGCTTCCAACGACTATCTCGCGATGGGCCAACACGAAACTGTCTTTCAGGCAACCCGCGACGCACTGGAAGAGTTCGGAGTTGGGTCGGGCGGCTCACGAAATATCACTGGAACATCTCATCTTCACTGCGGACTTGAAAGCGAGTTGGCAAGACTTCACGGCAAAGAAGCCTCGCTCCTATTCTCCTCGGGTTACTGCGCCAATCGTGGTGCCCTTAGCACATTGGGCAAGCTATTCAGCGGTTCGGTTGAGTTTTTCTCTGACAAAGCCAACCATGCGTCTCTGGTGCGAGGGATTCTTGCGACAGGTGAACGAAAATCCGTTTACAACCACAACGACCCTCAACACCTCGTCGAATGCCTATCGCGGTCAACTGCTGAGGTCAAAGTTGTTGTATTTGAATCGCTGCACTCAATGGACGCTGACATTGCTGATGTTGAAACCATGCTTGATATTTGCGAGGACTTTGGCGCGTTTTCGTTCGTTGATGAAGTCCATGCAGTCGGCGCTTACGGCCCTAAGGGTGCTGGGATTGCAGCCGCACAGGCTGTCAGCGCAAAGGCAACAGTCGTAATGGGAACGCTCGGCAAAGCATTCGGTTGCTTTGGTGGCTACATTGCCGGAAACCGGGACACTATCGATGCAATCAGGAGCTACAGCGACGATTTCATTTTCACAACGGCATTGCCGCCGCATGTGGTTGCTGGATGCCTAGCTTCAGTTCAGCATCTTTCTTCATCCAATGAAGAACGTGAACGTCTGCATCAGAATGCGAGCCTGCTCGCGTCGGAGCTACAAACTGCGAATGTGCCGTATCTCGGAAAAGGC is part of the Rubripirellula reticaptiva genome and harbors:
- a CDS encoding class I SAM-dependent methyltransferase produces the protein MATTEFLKRVFSMRPTSTLQSALSVYDDYVFDKRYQLDTRSEVAIDDLDISQEDKEHADKYKPTRARYFRKIMEKVDLPRDGVFVDVGCGKGRILLLAAEQGFDQVVGLEISPGLCQIAERNVATFKEAKPKTGSIKVVCTNILDYQMDGSETVFFLYSPFGCSVTERFLEMIRQSLKDHPRDLCLIIDEFRFPKLLVNDHYFEQSLIYKYGAAVFHVYSHVS
- a CDS encoding eL24 family ribosomal protein, coding for MKRQLFAAACTAALLVTPQFVIAQEAAAPHDHAHDHSAHDHAGHSHAADATGPHGGTVQTVGDSRIETVIVEKGIMFMILGQNDQPIAPPDATGNLRLRIGEGKKEYTYELKTLKNLAIGVGVDLSKVVDQPLHMNVRITKVGTEPLIFHAMGKLASGKLSDELLISLQATCPVSGQPLGSMGKPPKITIGDKSLFVCCAGCTKKVEASPDQYLTKYYTAKGEQVREGVFKSTLADAAAIAAQKTCPVMDEPLGGMGVPGKVSVNGKAVYICCPGCAKKLVAEPDKYLAALKAKGITPPVFQ
- a CDS encoding tyrosine-type recombinase/integrase, whose protein sequence is MEDLPTKSIALLVNDETQVVSASSGDELPVLVAKAGPSAQFAWEEFIYGKIRNPHTRDAYGRAVRQFLKHCDGLGRQLPNVSPRDVGDYLDSLDYAPATKKLHLAALRHFFDTLVTRHVVVLNPAASVRGERLQVVEGKTPEITIQQARKLLRSINVSSAVGYRDRAIIAILIYTAARVGAIAKLRRRDFVDAGEQYCLRFNEKGGKQREIPVRHDLQQYIAEYMRVAGLSNASDKTPLFRTTIRRTKQLTDKAMSANDMSRMVKRRIRDAGLPNRLSPHSFRVATITDLLSQGVSLEEVQQLAGHADPRTTRLYDRRQRKVTRNIVERISV
- the hemA gene encoding 5-aminolevulinate synthase yields the protein MSFTRRLRDLVRELKEASTFRVFSEVNRIAGEFPLMRSNGGSADLVNWASNDYLAMGQHETVFQATRDALEEFGVGSGGSRNITGTSHLHCGLESELARLHGKEASLLFSSGYCANRGALSTLGKLFSGSVEFFSDKANHASLVRGILATGERKSVYNHNDPQHLVECLSRSTAEVKVVVFESLHSMDADIADVETMLDICEDFGAFSFVDEVHAVGAYGPKGAGIAAAQAVSAKATVVMGTLGKAFGCFGGYIAGNRDTIDAIRSYSDDFIFTTALPPHVVAGCLASVQHLSSSNEERERLHQNASLLASELQTANVPYLGKGTHIFPIVFGSAERCNEAQRRLRLEFGMEATAINPPSVEAGASRIRVAITSAHTESMIAEFVEAMKSVHQDLSPTSSASVKNEKT